In the genome of Helicobacter colisuis, the window GATTGAGGGCTATCAATTTATAAACTTCTTCCCATTGGTGTCGAGTTTTGGTGTTAGTTATTTGGTTGGACTTGATGGCATTTCATTGTTTTTGATTGTTTTAAGCGCCTTAATTAGCTTTTTGGCTTTTATTTATCTTAATGAACAAAAAGAATTAAAAAAGCTAATCATTTCTCTTTTATGTTTAGAAGGTATTATGATAGGCGTTTTTTGCGCTTTAGATGTTATCTTGTTTTATGTTTTTTGGGAGCTTTCTTTGGTGCCTATGCTGTATATTATTGGTGCTTGGGGAAGTGAAAATAGGGTGTATGCGGCTGTAAAATTCTTTTTATATACCTTTTTAGGGTCGCTTATTATGTTGGTTGGAATCTTATTTTTAGCTTATTATTATTTTAATGTGAGTGGTATTTGGACTTTTTCGCTAATAGAATGGTATAGTTTTGGGGCGATTACAAAAGATGTTCAAATATGGCTATTTCTTGCATTCTTTTGTGGATTGGCTGTTAAAGTTCCAATGTTTCCTTTCCATACTTGGTTGCCTTATGCGCACGGACAAGCGCCAACGATTGGTTCGGTGATTCTAGCGGCAGTTTTGTTAAAAATGGGAACCTATGGATTTGTTCGTTTTTCTCTACCCTTGTTTCCTGATGCAAGTGTGTCTTTGATGATTCCTATGGCGATTTTGGCGCTAATTATGATTGTTTATGGATCATTGGTAGCTTTTGCGCAAAAAGACATTAAGCAGGTCATTGCTTATAGCTCTATTTCGCATATGGGTGTGATTATGATTGGAATCTTTGCGCTAAATTTAGAGGGGATTGCGGGGGCAATATTCCTTATGTTAAGCCATGGAGTGATAAGTGGAGCATTATTTATGCTTGTGGGTGTGATTTATGATCGGCGACATACCAAACTAATGAGTGAGTTTGGTGGATTGGCAAAGGTTATGCCAAATTATGCTATGGTTTTTGGAATCATGATGATGGCTTCAATTGGGTTGCCACTTACAATGGGCTTTGTTGGAGAGTTTTTGTCTTTGTTAGGATTTTTTAAAGTATCGCCTATTATGACAGGAATTGCTGGGCTTAGCATTATTGTTGGAGCGGTTTATATGCTCTATTTGTATCGAAAGGTTTTTTATGGAGTTTCACACAATGCCGCAAATCAAAAGTTAAAAGATTTGGATTCTAGAGAATTGAGTGCATTGTTACCATTGGTAGTTATTGTGATTTGGTTGGGGGTTTATCCAAAACCGCTTTTAGAGCCTATTAATAAAGGTGTGGAGAATATGTTTGCTGTGTTGTATTCGCATATTGATTTAGAAGAGACTAAAGATTTTTTTAATTTTGAAAGCTTAGAAAATCCCTTAACTTGGGAGGGTAAATAATGTTAGAGTCTTTTAGTATAACTTTTGGTGAGTTGAATTTTTTTAGCATTATCCCAATGGTGATTGCCATTGTTGGTGCGATTTTAATCATTGGCTTGGATTTGTATATTCAAAAGGCAAACAAACAACTATATGCGATGTTGGCTATTGTCTTTTTGGTTTTAGATTTGGGCTATGTTGTGTTGTTTGGTGGATATGGTAGGGCATTTTTTGATTTGGTGTTGATTGATGGAATATCTATGCTTGGGCAAATTATTATCTTAGTGGGCGCTATTTTGTTTTTGCCATTAACTCTAAGTTATAATAAATTCCATGAATTTCAATATCCAGAATATTATGCTCTTTTTTTATTGATGTGTGTTGGATTTCAATTTATGGTAAGCAGCGATCATTTAATTGTTATTTTTTTGGGGCTTGAAACAGCTTCTTTATCGCTTTATACACTCATTGCAATGCACAATCGTAAAAACTCCCTTGAAGCAGCGATTAAATACTTCACTATGGGGGCTCTCTCGGCTGCTTGTTTTGCCTTTGGTTCTATGCTTTTGTACGCAGCAAGTGGTTATTTGGATTTAGAAAATATTAAAAATGCCCTTGATTACAGCAGTTATCAGCCGTCTTATTTGATATTAGCTGCAGTGGTGTTTTTTATTGCTGCTATTGGATTTAAGGTTTCATTGGTGCCTTTTCATACTTGGATGCCAGATGTTTATGAAGGATCAAATTCTTTCTTGGCAGGATTTATATCTGTTGTGCCAAAAATAGCTGCTTTAGTGGTGGCGATTCGGATTTTTAGCATTTTCCAAGACTTGATTTGGGTGTATAATATTTTTTATTTGCTTGTGATTGTAACAATGACTTTGCCTAACCTTGTGGCACTTGTGCAAAAAGATGTTAAAAGAATGTTAGCATATAGCTCTATTTCGCATGCGGGATTTGTTTTTAGTGCGATTTTGATTTCAAGTTTTCAGTCTTTTAGCGCACTTTTTATGTATTGGATTTTGTTTTTGTTTGCTAATTTGGGAATTTTTGCGATGCTTTGGATTACCAGAACTAAAGAGCAAAAATGGGATAAGCATTATGATCACCCTTATGAAAAATTTTCTGGACTTATAAAGCTTTGTCCTTTTATGGCGGTTATTATGGCTTTGTTTATGCTTTCACTTGCAGGAATCCCTCCCTTTTCGCTTTTTTGGGGTAAAGCTTATTTAATGAGTGCAGCTATTAATAATGGCTATTTATTTTTAGCAGTTGTAATGGCACTTAATAGTGCAATTGCGGCTTATTATTATTTAAAACTCATCGTGTATATGTTTTTTAAAGAGCCTCTTGTGGAAAATGGTGCAATCTATCTGCAAAATGTAACTTTGCCACTTAAAATAGTAGTGGGAATCGCTGTGGCTTGTGTTTGTTTTTCTAGCCTTTTTGTGGATGATATTTTGTATTCTGTTTATTATTTTTTAGAATCAAGTGTTATTTAAAATAATAGCATTGTGCAGGATTTGTTTGTAGTTGAGGATAAATAACACACATAGGGATTAAAAATATACTTTATGATTAAAAAAAAATTATTTAACTAAAATATAGAGTATTTTTTTGTAGAACTTAGCGATCTTTAAGGTTAAAATGGATTTTTAAAATCAGTTAAGTGCAATTATAGAGACTATTTCAGAGAGAAAGGCGTTAGTTAATACAGAAGAAGCTACCAAGATGACTTTTATTATACCATTTTAAAAGCTTTAGGTTACGATGTTTTTAATCCTAGTATAGTTGTGCCAGAATATACGGCGGATATAGGGACTAAAAAAAGGTGAAAAGGTTGATTATGCAATATTTAAAGATGGTAAGCCATTTATCCTAATAGAAGCAAAGAATCATACAGAAAATTTAAATAATCATAATAATCAATTAGTGAGGTATTTTAATACAGATTCTAGTATTAAGTTTGCTATTTTGACTAATGGGATTGAGTATAGATTTTTTACGGATATTGAACAGCCAAATTTGATGGATAAAGCACCCTTTTTGGTTGTTAATCTTGAAAAATTAAAACCAAGAGATATTAATAATTTAAAGCAGTTTATCTACACAAATTTAAATTTAGATGAAATTTTAGATATTGCTATAAAAAAGAAGTATTATCGTGGTATTCAGGAGATTTTTAAAAGTGAAATAGGAAGACCCTAGTAACGAATTTACAAGTTTCTTTGCTAAACAACTTACCGAAAAACGAATGACTACTGCTGTGCTAGAAGAGTTTAAAGGATATATTTCAAAATCTTTTAAAGAAATTATTAATGATTTAGCTTATGAAAAAATTACAAGCATTAAAAATAATCTTCAGTCAATTAATGATGACGAGCAGGAAGTGCAAGAGGAAGAGGCAAAGGAAATTATTACTACAGAAGAAGAATTGCAAGGCTTTTACATTGTTAAATCTATTTTGGGTAGTGCCAAAGTAGATTTGAATGATATTTTTTATAAAGATACTTTGAGCTATTTTGGGATTTTATATCGAGGTAAAGCTACTAAGTGGATCTGTAGGTTATATTTGACAAACACCAAAAAAAGTATTAGTTTTCCAAATGGGCAAACTTATAATTTAGAGAAGTTGGAAGATATTTATAATTTAAAAGATGAAATTATGAATGCATATGAAAGCAGGAAGTAATGTTTTATTGCAAAGATATTTGTAAATATCTTTGCCTAAAATCAAAATTTTATCACAAATCCGCCAATAAAAATTGCAAGAATAATGGGTGGTATGATGTATTTGATGTAATAAAACCAAATAAGGCTAAAAAGTGAGGATTTGGAAGAGTGATTATTGATTTCTTTAATTGCGCTTTTATCTAAAACCCAGCCAACATATATAACAGAACCCAAAGCAGTAAGCACAAAGAATATATTTCCGCTGATAAAATCAAAATTGTCAAAGATATTTCTGCCAAAAATGATAATATCACTCCAAGGTCCATAAGCAAGAATACAAGGAAGATTCCCCAAAATAAAAACTGCTATTAGTGTAAAGCTAACTGCTTTATTGTGCGAGAGTTTAAATTTCTCTTCTAAAATACTAATGATAACTTGATAAATGGTCAATGAAGTTGTAAGTGCTGCAATTAGCAACAAAACAAAAAATACAATTGCAAAGAAACCGCCAAAAACCATATGTGAAAATGCAATGGGAAGGCTTTTAAAAACTAGTGAAGGTCCAGAATCAGGAGCTAACCCAACACTAAAGAGTGATGGAAAGATAATAAAACCTGCTAGGATTGCCACAAGTGTATTAATAATTCCAGTAATGCAAGCGGTTTTGACAAGTTTTTCATCTTTTCTAAGGTGAGAAGAAAGTGTAATCATAACCCCAAATCCAAGAGAAAGCGCAAAGAAAACTTGTCCCAAAACATACAAAAAGAGCTTTGGTGCAATGGCAGAAAAATCAGGAATGAGATAGAATTTAATCCCCTCCATTGCGTTTTCTAGTGTAATATTGCGCGCTATCATTCCCAAAAGACATAATAATAAAAGTGGCATAAGCCACTTAACAGATCTTTCAATTCCATCAATAATGCCTTTTTTAAGAATAATGTAGTTTATGACAACAAAGATTAAAGTGTAAAAGCCGATTAACCAAGGTGAATTTTCTATATTTTGAGAATAGAATTCTGAAGTGATTTCTTTTGTAATTGGGCTTGATAGATTAAGTCCAATATCCCCAAAAAAGGAAGTAAAAATATTAGCAATATAAGCAATAACCCAACCCCCAAGCACCATATAATAAGCCAAGATTCCAAAAGCACCTATGGCTCCCATATAGCCTATGATTTTCCACGCACTTTTGTTTGTATTCTCTCCAAAGGCATCAATAGAGTTTTTGTGTGCCATTCTACCAATCACATTTTCAACTAAAATAATAGGGATTCCAACTAAAATCATCGCAAGAATAAAGATAAGCACATAAGCACCACCACCATTTTCCCCCACAAGATAGGGGAATCTCCAAGTCGCCCCAAAGCCAATAGTGGCACCTGCAATAGTTAGAATATAAGTGATATGATTAGTCCAAGTTTGTCTTTGCATTTTTGTGTCTTTAAGAGTGAAATTTAGGCTATTATATAGGATTTTGGCTTGATAAAGTATAAAGATTTTTTAAATTTTGCAAAAATGAATCCCATTTTGTAGATTGGTTTAAAATCGCGATTCCTTGCGAGATTTGTTGGGTTTGTAAGTTTGGATTTTCAATGGCTTTTAAATAGGAAAGAAGTTGTGATTTAAGGGAATCTTGATCTAGTTTCCATACTTCTTGTATGGATAAAATCGCTTTGGTATAGCTTGTGAGATTGGCATTTTGGTTGGGGGCAATTTCTAGAGCGATTCTTGGAGTTTGAGAAGCAATGATTTCCATTAAGGTTTGCCCACAAGCACAAATGCAAAGATCCATTTTGTAAAATAAATCTGCCATTTCTTCTTGTGTTAATCCATAATATCCTTTTGCTTTGTCGGTGAGTTTGGTGTTTTTGTGGATATAGTGGATTTCGTAATTGGGATTATATGTTGCTAGTGCATCTATAATAAAACTAGTAAGATTTAAAATATCTTCACCGCCTAGTGTAACTAGAATCTTTTTTATTTTTGGGCGTGGAGATTTGATTGGCGTGGTATTGAGCTTTTGAGAAAAAGGCTTTTGGAGAAGTCGATAATCTCCACCTAAGCAAAGTGTATGGTTTGGATAGTGGGATTGATAAAGTGTTTTTTGAGCATTAGGAGCGTTGTTTAGTAAAATTGCATTAGGGTAGGGCAAACGCAAGGTGTCATCAAAAAATAAGCAATGTGGTGCAAAGGTGGTTGCTTTTTGGTAAGATTCTAACCCTAAAACATAAGAATCAATAACAATTAAATCGCATTTTTGTAACTCTAAATCCAAAAAACTAGCATCAAGCAAGTAAGCTTCAAATCCATTGCTTTTTAGAATCTCTAAAAGCGCATTGCAACGGCTAAAATGCCCCAGCCCAACTCCAAATTTTTTATCCGCAAAAAGAAGTACTTTTGGCATTAATAGATTTTTTTAAGGTTTTCTAGCTTGGAAGTGGCGTTTAAAAGTAGCATATCTGCTAGAATTAAGGCTAGCATTGATTCACACACAACGCTACCACGAATGGCAATGCAAGGATCGTGGCGTCCTTTGATTGCGCAAATGTGTTTTTCATTTTGGATATTAATGGTTTCTTGAGGTATAAAAATGCTTGGCGTGGGTTTAAAATGCACTTTAAAGTAGATCTCCTCACCATTACTTATTCCGCCTAAGATTCCGCCACTATGATTGCTAGAAAAGCCATTTGGTGCGATAGAATCATTATGAAGTGAGCCTTGCATTTTTGAAGCTTTAGTTCCGCTACCAATCTCTACAGCCTTAACACCATTTAAACCAAGCATTAAAGCCCCAATAGCTGAATCAAGTTTGTAATAAAGTGGTTCTCCAAGTCCAATAGGGACATTAATAGCGCTAACTAATGCCACCCCCCCAATGCTATCGTGCGAGTTTTTAGCCCTTAAGATTGCTTCTTTTTGAGATTCTTCCTTATCTTTGTCTAAAGAAAAAATTTCACTCTCTTTGGCAAAATTAAAATCAATTCTTTGACATTCTATCTCCCCTATGCTAAAAATTCCACTTCTTAGCGTGATTCCAAATTCGTTTAAAAAGCATTTGGCAATCGCTCCTGCAGCCACTCTAGCAGAAGTTTCTCTCGCACTTGATCTTCCACCACCGCGGTAATCTCTGATTCCATATTTATGGAAATAGGTAAAATCTGCATGTCCTGGGCGAAAAATATCTTTTATATTAGTATAATCACTGCTTTTACTGGCACTATTGTGAATGAAAAAACCAAGGGGAGTGCCTGTTGTCTTGCCCTCAAAAACTCCACTTAGAATCTGAACTTTATCAGCTTCTTTTCTTTGAGTAGAAAACAAATTTCTTCCCCCTTGCCGCCTTTGCATCTCTTGAGCAATAAAGTCTTCATCAATGGTTAAGCCTGCTGGAAGTCCATCAAGCACACCCCCAATCCCTGCTCCGTGGCTTTCGCCAAAAGTTGTTAGTTTAAGGGCTTCCCCAAAAGTATTCATTGTTTATCCTTTAAAATTTTAAGTGCAATTTTGGCACAATTTTGCTGGGCTTCTTTTTTGCTTTTTCCTTTGGCTTTTGCGTATTCTTTGTTTTGAATAAAAACTCCCATAAGAAACTCTTTATTATGATCAGGACCTTTAGAATCAAGCACCACATATTCTGGCGTGATTCCAAATAAGGCTTGGGTAAGTTCTTGTAAGCTTGTTTTGTAATCATAAAAAAGATTTTCCAAATCAATTTTTGGGTATAAAATATCTAAAATTTTCAAAACAATAGTTTGCACTTTTTCTAAGCCACTTTCTAGATAAATTGCCCCCACAATTGCTTCAAACGCATTAGAGAGAATTGAATCTTTTTCTCTGCCATTGTTTTGTTCTTCAGAATGTGAGATATAAAGACATTCTCCGATATTTAAATGCCTTGCAATTTTTGCAAATGCCTTTTCATTGACCATTGAAGCGCGCATTTTGGAGAGTTCGCCTTCAGGAGAATGGGGGAACTTTTTGTATAAAAATTCTCCAATAATCAAATCCAAAACAGCATCGCCTAAAAATTCCAATCGCTCATTATGGGTCGATTTTTTAGCACTCTTGTGAGTGAGAGCTTCTTGGAGTAGGTTTTGATTGGAGAAGTGATAGCCTAAATATCGTTGAAAATCATTTAAATTCACTTTTGTTCCTTTTGATTTTTAAGTTTTAATGCTTCTTCTTTAGCAATTTTATCACAAAGTTCATTTTCTTTGTGTCCATTATGTCCTTTTACCCACGCCACTTGAATTTTGTGAAGTTTTGAAACTTCTAGATATTGCTTCCAAAGTTCTGGATTTTTGACATTTTTAAAATTTTTAATAATCCAGTTAGGAAGCCATTTAGAAAGCCCGTCTAAGACATATTTTGAATCACTAATCACTAAAACTTCGCAAGGTTCTTTGAGGGCTTTTAAACTAAAGATAAGGGCGGATAATTCCATTTGGTTATTGGTGGCATTTTCTGCACTACCTTTGATAATTTTTTCTTTATCTTTGTAGCGCAAGATTCCACACCAGCCACCATAGCCTGGATTCCCCAAAGAAGATCCATCACAAAAGAGAGTAACGCGTTTCATCTTGTTTTTGCTTTAAGGTAATAATAGTCTTAGCACTTAGCAATGTGCCACAATGCGGACAAGTTTCAAAAGGTAATGGCATATTGGCTTTACAAGCTGTGCAATGATAGGTGAATTTTAAATCCCCAGTGTAATTTTTGTTCTTATTTAAAAGTGAAAGCACTTCTAGCTCAAAACTCTCTTTTTTGTTATCAGTGGTTGGGTAAAATCCTTTGGCTTCTAAAATATCTTGGAGTAGTTTGTTTTTAATAGGGCTAGTTGGGAGTTCATTTGGATTGCAATTCCATAAAATATCTAGTATTTCTAAAAGATTTGTCGAATTAAGATTTTGGATATTTTCCCAAAATAGGGCAGGGTGAAAGTCTTTTAAAAAAGAGAGTATGATTCGTGAGAGTTTGGGTTCTTTTTGAAAAAGCATTAGAATTTTTTTGATTTTATCTTGATTGTCATCTTTGTGAAAGATTAGAATCTTGACTTCTAAATAATGTCGATGCAGGGTTGTGCCACCTTCAATTTCTTCTAGGCAATCAAGGGCATCTAGGGCTTCTTTGTAGAGATTCAAATCTTCATAGATTTTAATAAGGGATTTGAGAATCTTTTGGGAGCGTGGATAATGGTGTAAAATTTCCAAATAAATCTCTTTAGCCCTTAGGGGAAATCCTGCTTTATAATAAATATTTCCAAGCGATTCTAAAATGGGAATTTTATCAATGGGGTTTTTAATGTGATCTAGTAAAGTTGTATAAAGGCGAATGGCTTTTTCATAGTTAGCACCTTTTTGATACATATTTGCCATAAAAAGAATAGAAGGGATTGGGTTTTGGCTAAGAGCTAGGAATTCTTTGATTTCTTTATCAAAGCCAATATAATCAAAACTCTCCATAAATTTAGCAAGGGATTTATGTTGTTTTTTGCTGATGATATAATTCCAATAATAAGCAAAAAGACTAATAATTCCAATGCCAAAGATTAAAATAACAATCCCAAATAAAGGATCGTGATAATCAATATTTTCTAAAAAATCCAAACTAAACCTTGTAAGAATAATAAGAATAAAATAATCTTGCAAGAATTATAGCAAAACTTATAAGGGGAATTTAGAAAAAGTTTAGTAAAATTTGATACTCTCTTAAGGACTAGGAAAAATTGTGATTGCAGAGCAAAGCATTGAAGCATTAAAAAATCAGCTTGATATTATTGAAGTGGTTTCGCATTATATTGAATTAAAGAAAATAGGGGCTACTTTTAAAGCTTGTTGTCCCTTTCATCAAGAAAAAACTCCTAGTTTTGTTGTAAATCAAAATAAAGGTTTTTACCATTGCTTTGGTTGTGGGGCAAGTGGAGATAGTATCGCTTTTGTGATGCAATATGAAAAGCTTAATTACAAAGAAGCTATAGAAAAACTAGCACAACTTTACAACTTTACACTAACCTATGAGAAAGATAAAAACTCTTTTCAAGAAGATTCTTATAGAATCATGGAATTTATGAAAGAGTATTATCAAGACTCACTTACAAAAGAAGTGGAGTCATACATTCAATCGCGCGGAATCACATTGTCCACGCAACAAAAATTTGAGCTTGGATATGCAGGTCAAAATTATGAGATTATGACTACACTCCAAAAATATTCTATTAATCTTCAAGAAGCTTTGAATCTAGGCATTTTGGGTGCGGATAATGAAAATGGAGCGAAGCGGTATTATGCTAGGCTTACACAAAGGTTGATTTTTCCTATTCGCTCACCGCAAAATAAGATTGTGGGCTTTGGTGGGCGCACTTTGGGGAATCATCCAGCAAAATACATTAACTCTCCACAGACTAAGCTTTTTAATAAATCACAGATTCTCTATGGATATCCACAAGCCAAAGAGACAATTTACAAAAAAGAAGAAGTGATTGTAACAGAGGGATATTTAGATGTTATCATGCTGCATCAAGCGGGTTTTACAAACGCAGTAGCTACACTTGGGACGGCTTTAACTAAAGAGCATTTGCCACTGCTTTCTAAAGGAAATCCAAAAGTGATTCTTGCCTATGATGGTGATAATGCGGGAATGAATGCGGCTTTTAAAGCAGCTTCTTTATTGTCTTTGGCTAATAAAGAAGGTGGTGTTGTGCTATTTGATGGAGGTTTAGATCCTGCTGATATGGTAAAAAATGGAGATATTGCAAGATTAAAAGAACTTTTTTTATCTTCGATTCCTTTTATTGATTTCGTGCTTGAGGGGATTATAAAGAAATATGATTTGGATAATCCACTTCAAAAAGACAAATGTCTGCAAGAAGCTTTGGGTTATTTGCAGCATTTTTCTTTGGTGATTCAAGAAGATTATAAGGGTTTTTTGGCGCAGAGATTAAAACTGCCTAGTCATCTAATAAAAATCAAAAGAAATAATCAAAAAAAGCAGGTAAAAGAGCCAATTAGAGGTGAAGAGAGCTTTGATTTAGCAGAAAAGGCGATTATTAAAAGTGTGCTAGAGGATATGAATCTTTTAGAATTTGTGATGGATTTTTTAGAACCTGCAATGTTTTTAAACCAAAAGGAAGCTTATTTGAAGCTTTTAAAAGGAGAGTTAAAAGACCCTAGCTTGATTCGAATTTTGCTAGACAATAAGATTAAAGCTCAAGACAAAGAAAAATTAAAGCAACAAATGATTATGATTCTATATCAATACTATGAAGAACAAAAACAAAAGGTAATCAGCAAAAAACAGCTTTCTTTAAGGGAAAAGTCGTTTTTAATACGGAAATACCAAAAATATTTAGATAATTTAAAAAAAGGAGACTTGATCGTTTATGAAGGCTTTGGCGCTTTTTAGCGGTGGTTTAGATAGTTTGTTAGCCATTAAAATTATCAAAGATATGGGTATTGAAGTGTTGGCTTTGCATTTTGATATAGGATTTATCGGAAAGAATGATAAAAGTGAGGCTTTGAGGGCTATTTTAGATCAAATTGAAGTGCCTTTAAAAATAGTGGATATTAAAAGGCAATTTTTTGATGAAGTTTTATTTGAGCCTAAATATGGTTATGGTAAATATTTTAATCCTTGTATTGATTGTCATGGGAATATGTTTTCACACGCATTTTCTATGTTGGAGAGTGAGGGAGCAAGTTTTGTTATTAGTGGAGAAGTTTTGGGGCAACGCCCCAAAAGTCAAAGAGCTGAAGCACTTTTGCAAGTAGAAAAACTTTGCAATGCACAAGGATTGGTAGTGCGTCCTATGAGTGCTAAGCTATTACCTATTACCATTCCTGAACAAAAAGGTTGGATTGATAGAGAGAAGTTGCTTGATATTCACGGCAGAGGTAGAGAGAGACAGCTTAAGATGGTAGAAGAATATGGGATTAAAAACTTTGCAAAGCCTGGCGGTGGTTGTCTTTTGACTGAAATTTCTATTGCTAATAAAATCAAAGATTTAAAATCTCATAGAGAAATTGTGTTTGAAGATATGGAAATGGTAAAATATGGACGCTATTTTGTTTTACCTGATGGAGGGCGTTGTATTGTTGCTAGAAATGAGGAGGAGAATCATAAACTCTCTTTTGAGCATCCCAAAATGAGTAAGATTGAATTGATAGATTGTGTTGGACCTTTGGCATTGGTAGAAAAAAATTCAACAAAGGAGGATAAAGAAATGGCGATTGCTTTAGCGTTAGTGTATGGTAAGACTGAAGCTAATCAGACCTATAAGGTTCGATTTGAAGGGAATGAAAGAGAGGCTAAGCCTTTTATTTCTAGAGAAAAAGCGCAAAAATTTTTATTGCTATCTTAAAAATCAAAAGAGTAAATATGCAAAAAGAAGCTTTTAATAAAATTATAAATCAGAGATACTCTTGCAGAGAATTCAAAGAAAATCTTTTAAAGAGAGAAGATTTAGAGTATATCTTGGAAGCTGGGAGATTATCACCGAGTTCTTTGGGATTAGAGCCTTGGAAGTTTTTGGTGGTGCAGGATTCTAATAAAAAAGAGGAAATTTCAAAGATAGCTAATTATCAAGGACATGTTAAAAAATGTGGAGCTATTATAATTATTTTAGCTAGATTAGATTTTGAAGAATATTTTATTCCTAAACTTCAAGCAAGAGGAATGAAAGAAGAAGAACTACAAAAGCGTATCAATCTCTATAAGCCTTTTATTGAAAGCATGAATGAAGATGAAAAATTGCATTATGCTAAAGAGCAAACTTATTTGGCTTTGGGGAATCTTGCTAATGCTGCTTGTGCTATTGGGCTTGGATCGTGTATTGTTGGTGGATTTGATTCTAAGGCTTTGGATTGTTATTTAAAGCTAGATACCACAAAAGAACGAAGTTCTATTATGTTGATCGTGGGAGAATATGAAAATAAAGCAATTTCACAAAAAGCGCGTTTTAGCAAAGAAGAGGTGATTACTTTTCTTGATTAGTGGATAATTGATTTTCTAAGGAGTAACTAAAAATTTAAAAAAGGAGTATAGGATGTTTGGGAGTTCTAAAAGGGAGAAGGAATTAGTAGCAGAGAATAGTGAGCTTAAGCGCAAAATAGAGCAGTTAGAAAAAGCATTGCATCATTGTAGTTTAAAAAATGAAGAATACCAAAAAGCTCTAAGGCAACCACAAAAAGATGAAGAAAAGAGTGAAGTTTTTAATGAAATGTTTGGAATGATGACACAATCTTGCGCAAAAAATCTTAAGATATTGCAAGATGATTTTTCAAATTCTGTGGAGATGTTACAAGAATCAGAAAAAATCTCGTTTCAAAATTACAAACAAACACAATCGCTTGA includes:
- the rnc gene encoding ribonuclease III, which encodes MNLNDFQRYLGYHFSNQNLLQEALTHKSAKKSTHNERLEFLGDAVLDLIIGEFLYKKFPHSPEGELSKMRASMVNEKAFAKIARHLNIGECLYISHSEEQNNGREKDSILSNAFEAIVGAIYLESGLEKVQTIVLKILDILYPKIDLENLFYDYKTSLQELTQALFGITPEYVVLDSKGPDHNKEFLMGVFIQNKEYAKAKGKSKKEAQQNCAKIALKILKDKQ
- the aroC gene encoding chorismate synthase; amino-acid sequence: MNTFGEALKLTTFGESHGAGIGGVLDGLPAGLTIDEDFIAQEMQRRQGGRNLFSTQRKEADKVQILSGVFEGKTTGTPLGFFIHNSASKSSDYTNIKDIFRPGHADFTYFHKYGIRDYRGGGRSSARETSARVAAGAIAKCFLNEFGITLRSGIFSIGEIECQRIDFNFAKESEIFSLDKDKEESQKEAILRAKNSHDSIGGVALVSAINVPIGLGEPLYYKLDSAIGALMLGLNGVKAVEIGSGTKASKMQGSLHNDSIAPNGFSSNHSGGILGGISNGEEIYFKVHFKPTPSIFIPQETINIQNEKHICAIKGRHDPCIAIRGSVVCESMLALILADMLLLNATSKLENLKKIY
- a CDS encoding NADH-quinone oxidoreductase subunit M; translation: MDYILTLLIFFPFLGALLAVGIKENLKAYGVMISFIELLLVLLMWFMFDSEIEGYQFINFFPLVSSFGVSYLVGLDGISLFLIVLSALISFLAFIYLNEQKELKKLIISLLCLEGIMIGVFCALDVILFYVFWELSLVPMLYIIGAWGSENRVYAAVKFFLYTFLGSLIMLVGILFLAYYYFNVSGIWTFSLIEWYSFGAITKDVQIWLFLAFFCGLAVKVPMFPFHTWLPYAHGQAPTIGSVILAAVLLKMGTYGFVRFSLPLFPDASVSLMIPMAILALIMIVYGSLVAFAQKDIKQVIAYSSISHMGVIMIGIFALNLEGIAGAIFLMLSHGVISGALFMLVGVIYDRRHTKLMSEFGGLAKVMPNYAMVFGIMMMASIGLPLTMGFVGEFLSLLGFFKVSPIMTGIAGLSIIVGAVYMLYLYRKVFYGVSHNAANQKLKDLDSRELSALLPLVVIVIWLGVYPKPLLEPINKGVENMFAVLYSHIDLEETKDFFNFESLENPLTWEGK
- a CDS encoding sodium-dependent transporter, whose translation is MQRQTWTNHITYILTIAGATIGFGATWRFPYLVGENGGGAYVLIFILAMILVGIPIILVENVIGRMAHKNSIDAFGENTNKSAWKIIGYMGAIGAFGILAYYMVLGGWVIAYIANIFTSFFGDIGLNLSSPITKEITSEFYSQNIENSPWLIGFYTLIFVVINYIILKKGIIDGIERSVKWLMPLLLLCLLGMIARNITLENAMEGIKFYLIPDFSAIAPKLFLYVLGQVFFALSLGFGVMITLSSHLRKDEKLVKTACITGIINTLVAILAGFIIFPSLFSVGLAPDSGPSLVFKSLPIAFSHMVFGGFFAIVFFVLLLIAALTTSLTIYQVIISILEEKFKLSHNKAVSFTLIAVFILGNLPCILAYGPWSDIIIFGRNIFDNFDFISGNIFFVLTALGSVIYVGWVLDKSAIKEINNHSSKSSLFSLIWFYYIKYIIPPIILAIFIGGFVIKF
- the nuoN gene encoding NADH-quinone oxidoreductase subunit NuoN yields the protein MLESFSITFGELNFFSIIPMVIAIVGAILIIGLDLYIQKANKQLYAMLAIVFLVLDLGYVVLFGGYGRAFFDLVLIDGISMLGQIIILVGAILFLPLTLSYNKFHEFQYPEYYALFLLMCVGFQFMVSSDHLIVIFLGLETASLSLYTLIAMHNRKNSLEAAIKYFTMGALSAACFAFGSMLLYAASGYLDLENIKNALDYSSYQPSYLILAAVVFFIAAIGFKVSLVPFHTWMPDVYEGSNSFLAGFISVVPKIAALVVAIRIFSIFQDLIWVYNIFYLLVIVTMTLPNLVALVQKDVKRMLAYSSISHAGFVFSAILISSFQSFSALFMYWILFLFANLGIFAMLWITRTKEQKWDKHYDHPYEKFSGLIKLCPFMAVIMALFMLSLAGIPPFSLFWGKAYLMSAAINNGYLFLAVVMALNSAIAAYYYLKLIVYMFFKEPLVENGAIYLQNVTLPLKIVVGIAVACVCFSSLFVDDILYSVYYFLESSVI
- the rnhA gene encoding ribonuclease HI translates to MKRVTLFCDGSSLGNPGYGGWCGILRYKDKEKIIKGSAENATNNQMELSALIFSLKALKEPCEVLVISDSKYVLDGLSKWLPNWIIKNFKNVKNPELWKQYLEVSKLHKIQVAWVKGHNGHKENELCDKIAKEEALKLKNQKEQK